Proteins from a single region of Cydia splendana chromosome 9, ilCydSple1.2, whole genome shotgun sequence:
- the LOC134793429 gene encoding netrin receptor UNC5C-like → MEVNIWTYLFLLQIQLTLYVKGEDTAKRSWTQTDDTTESTDDLLEKPLDFLTKPNAAAKDYFLPPVFTNNEDIEDVDDDDDNLYADYDYEKETNYKDLPEKENVKSKENQEHTPDDKIPLHTAKDNLPIFLLEPENTYVVKNKPATLKCRAANALEVYFKCNGEKTHALNFAFVDPQTGVRIIEGEYNVTREHVEEYFGSEKYQCSCFAWTSRGHIRSQPATVELAYIKKHFTSAPQSQLVKQSAPASFRCEPPPAAPFAQLYWLKNGAPITVGDNMQVTKDGELIIKQVSLLDMANYTCVAENLAGKRISEPALLTVFVNGGWSPWSSWAECWCNGQTREGRTGRRRVRSCTAPRPMNGGQPCLGFSVQKTPDCLECDLDMYVDGLDELADQSSDVLIGRWSQWSEWSRCDTDCLQTRRRRCLTSAACLGKDYQMAQCPMCVRTSKTDKGNDVSSYWALLVALSIAFLILIIVVLLGIKYMKIKISENSPYVKPPPGTNYFGSVIKRTLTNQPDLTIHEEFQTMDSRRTHRPMSTSINSRPDHLYEVPQLANSYMSPIDHEVRPDIGRAEVESDRSDSSCFLSSGSSYGNESVEMSPSLKNNASLHSRMNASHFETTTSKIVNGDGDWLIMDKCGVSLFVPDGVVEKGEELFTVEVTDEEWNRPFLQEGETQLSPVIRCSPKNFHFRKGVILSFPHNASLKNASWVLSILQKPEEINTREWRKVLTLGQETPGSPIFAQVDPNKVYLVCEFLSDFVLVGRSFTSLDTKLLKLALFVSKKIDESYYSLKVHVINDTPYALHDCVENEKRMGSSLLTEPKTIYFQESCSDLCINLRDLGVGWKVISGGKYQELSYAHVWNLGVRSLQCNFILQQTDAISCFELNLSAYQKQKQSNSVNFTLKTNDFNSNLTCNKRFSSSSVDYNMHIVENPFNYSSLSKKEGRYDFVYRGNHYRSNLSVDNNYRMNILTKSDRIILCKLLDSQTPKGNDWRLLAEKLRIVSYYYYFSNTCSPTENILNLWMCRNNDAHMLVNLSKVFREMGRIDCATVVERRCFPN, encoded by the exons ATGGAAGTGAATATTTGGACCTATTTATTTCTACTGCAAATACAACTGACGTTATATGTAAAAGGAGAGGACACAGCAAAGC GTTCTTGGACGCAAACAGATGATACTACTGAATCTACGGACGATCTGCTAGAAAAACCATTAGATTTCTTAACTAAACCGAATGCAGCCGCAAAAGATTACTTTCTTCCCCCTGTTTTCACTAACAACGAAGACATCGAAGATGTAGATGACGATGATGACAATCTATATGcagattatgattatgaaaagGAAACAAATTACAAGGACTTGCCAGAGAAAGAAAACGTGAAAAGCAAAGAGAATCAAGAGCATACGCCTGATGATAAGATACCACTTCACACGGCCAAAGACAACCTTCCAATTTTTCTTTTGGAGCCGGAAAATACTTATGTAGTGAAAAATAAACCGGCCACTTTAAAATGCAGAGCAGCTAACGCTTTAGAA GTGTACTTCAAATGCAATGGCGAAAAGACACATGCACTAAACTTCGCATTCGTCGACCCCCAAACAGGGGTGAGGATAATCGAGGGAGAGTACAACGTGACCAGGGAACATGTGGAGGAGTACTTCGGGAGCGAGAAGTACCAGTGCTCGTGCTTCGCCTGGACTAGCCGAGGGCATATTAGAAGCCAGCCGGCTACTGTGGAGCTTGCTT ATATCAAGAAGCATTTCACCTCAGCCCCTCAATCCCAGTTGGTCAAACAGAGCGCCCCCGCGTCATTCCGATGCGAGCCGCCGCCCGCGGCGCCGTTCGCACAGCTCTACTGGTTGAAGAACGGAGCCCCCATCACTGTTGGTGACAACATGCAAGTCACTAAAGACGGGGAGCTGATCATCAAGCAAGTTTCGCTGCTG GATATGGCAAACTATACTTGCGTAGCTGAAAATTTAGCTGGAAAACGAATATCTGAACCAGCACTGTTAACAGTTTTCG TAAACGGGGGTTGGTCACCCTGGTCATCGTGGGCAGAATGCTGGTGCAACGGTCAAACGCGCGAGGGTCGGACGGGACGAAGACGAGTCCGGTCCTGCACCGCACCCAGGCCTATGAACGGAGGCCAACCATGCTTGGGGTTTAGTGTGCAAAAGACACCGGACTGCTTGGAGTGCGATTTAG ATATGTATGTTGATGGTTTAGATGAGTTAGCAGATCAGTCGTCTGATGTATTAATAG GTCGCTGGTCCCAATGGTCAGAATGGTCGCGTTGTGACACCGACTGTCTTCAGACCAGACGACGGCGTTGTCTAACCAGTGCGGCCTGCCTTGGGAAAGACTATCAGATGGCTCAATGTCCCATGTGTGTGAGGACATCCAAAACTGATAAGGGAAACGATG TATCATCGTATTGGGCGCTTCTGGTAGCATTGTCAATTGcgtttttgattttaataaTTGTTGTCTTATTGGGAATAAAGTACATGAAGATAAAGATATCAGAAAACTCGCCTTACGTGAAACCTCCACCAG GTACAAACTACTTTGGTAGCGTAATAAAAAGGACCTTAACCAACCAGCCAGACCTAACAATACACGAGGAATTCCAAACAATGGACTCCAGGAGAACACACAGACCTATGAGCACCTCCATCAATTCAAGGCCAGATCACTTGTATGAAGTACCGCAATTAGCCAATAG TTACATGTCTCCCATAGACCATGAGGTAAGACCGGACATCGGACGCGCCGAAGTGGAGTCAGACCGTTCTGATTCCAGCTGCTTTTTGAGCT CGGGCTCTTCATATGGCAACGAAAGTGTAGAAATGTCACCATCGCTAAAGAACAACGCTTCGCTACACTCTAGAATGAATGCCTCCCATTTCGAGACGACCACGTCGAAAATAGTCAATGGTGATGGCGATTGGTTAATAATGGACAAGTGTGGGGTCAGTCTCTTCGTGCCTGACGGTGTGGTAGAAAAAGGAGAGGAGCTGTTCACGGTCGAGGTGACGGACGAGGAATGGAATAGGCCTTTTCTTCAAGAAG GGGAAACTCAGCTGAGCCCAGTCATTCGTTGCAGCCCGAAAAACTTTCACTTCCGCAAAGGGGTGATTCTTTCCTTCCCTCACAATGCATCACTTAAAAACGCCAGCTGGGTCCTTTCCATACTTCAGAAACCAGAAGAAATCAACACACGAGAATGGAGAAAAGTTCTAACGCTGGGTCAAGAAACTCCCGGAAGCCCCATCTTCGCTCAAGTCGATCCTAATAAAGTTTACCTCGTGTGCGAATTTCTAAGCGACTTTGTTTTAGTTGGCCGTAGCTTCACCAGCCTGGACACAAAACTGCTCAAACTAGCCTTGTTTGTTTCGAAAAAAATAGACGAGAGTTACTACAGTTTAAAAGTTCATGTGATAAATGATACCCCTTATGCCTTGCATGACTGTGTTGAAAATGAAAAGCGAATGGGTAGTTCTTTGCTAACTGAGccaaaaactatttattttcaaGAAAGTTGTTCAGATTTATGTATCAATCTTAGAGATTTAGGCGTGGGCTGGAAGGTAATTTCGGGAGGCAAATATCAGGAGTTATCCTACGCGCATGTATGGAATCTTGGAGTTAGATCTTTACAGTGTAATTTTATCTTACAACAAACTGACGCTATCagttgttttgagttaaacttatCCGCTTACCAAAAACAAAAGCAATCGAATTCGGTTAACTTCACTTTGAAAACAAACGATTTCAACTCTAATTTGACTTGCAACAAGCGGTTTAGCTCCTCCAGTGTCGATTACAACATGCATATTGTAGAGAACCCGTTTAATTATTCTTCTTTATCTAAGAAAGAAGGCAGATACGATTTTGTGTACAGAGGTAACCATTATAGAAGTAACTTAAGCGTGGACAATAACTACCGTATGAATATTCTTACTAAATCGGACCGAATTATTTTGTGTAAATTACTAGACTCTCAAACTCCAAAAGGCAACGATTGGAGACTTTTGGCAGAAAAACTAAGGATAGTTTCATACTACTATTACTTTTCAAACACATGTTCTCCGACGGAGAACATTCTGAATTTGTGGATGTGTAGGAATAATGACGCTCACATGTTGGTGAATCTGTCGAAAGTATTTAGAGAAATGGGCCGGATTGACTGCGCCACTGTTGTTGAAAGACGATGTTTCCCCAATTAG
- the LOC134793439 gene encoding cytochrome P450 4d2-like isoform X1, whose amino-acid sequence MFWLLLIVACLVWVMNSKLENRKIVELSRKLPGDLPSWPILGHAYLLRGSDEDQMKVFQKSGRLTINRGGLASYWVANRLYIMVADPVAAEVILKKCLDKDYVMKFLQFLVGNGSIYAPVSIWRPRRKLIAPTFSMKNLNRFVEVFARQSAVMVDQIGSSAGRGTFSVWKFLTTYTFDAVCETTLGVQMRAQLSPNQAFLDALEEITQLVATRMVQPWLYADCVYSLLPQYRRAEKCRSLMYEFVEQVIKTKRMEMEQRAKTNSQQDPEVFSPQSFLEMLLESSQLTDHELAEEAMVISVAGTDTSAVAASFTVLMLSRHPEVQDRVYEELCEVLGDSNRDMTAEDLPRLKYLEAVIRETLRLYPPVPIIVRSVEQDTDLPSGLTLVKGVGIVINIWATHRNPRYWGSDADVFRPERFLEPLKHPAQFMPFSYGLRNCLGYQYAMMSIKTVLASLFRKYRALPPEGADQTTLKEPLRLKFDIMMKDVHKFQIQLESRL is encoded by the exons ATGTTTTGGTTGCTATTGATAGTGGCCTGTTTAGTGTGGGTAATGAACAGCAAACTGGAGAATCGTAAAATTGTTGAACTGTCGCGGAAACTACCAGGGGATTTACCATCATGGCCCATCCTTGGACATGCATATTTGCTACGAGGCAGTGATGAAG ATCAAATGAAGGTGTTCCAGAAATCCGGACGATTAACAATCAACCGCGGGGGGCTAGCGTCTTACTGGGTAGCCAACCGACTTTATATCA TGGTAGCAGATCCAGTGGCTGCAGAGGTGATTCTAAAAAAATGCTTGGACAAGGACTACGTCATGAAGTTTCTGCAATTTCTCGTTGGAAATGGGAGCATTTACGCACCAG TATCAATATGGCGTCCTCGGAGAAAGCTTATAGCTCCCACATTCAGCATGAAGAACCTGAACCGGTTTGTGGAGGTGTTCGCCAGGCAGAGTGCAGTAATGGTGGACCAGATCGGATCCTCTGCTGGACGGGGTACCTTCTCCGTGTGGAAGTTCCTCACCACTTATACTTTTGACGCTGTTTGTG AAACCACATTAGGCGTCCAAATGAGAGCCCAGCTAAGTCCCAACCAAGCGTTCCTAGACGCCCTGGAAGAGATTACGCAATTAGTGGCCACCCGCATGGTGCAGCCCTGGCTCTATGCTGACTGCGTGTATAGTCTTCTTCCTCAGTACAGGCGGGCCGAGAAGTGCCGGAGTCTCATGTATGAGTTTGTAGAACAG GTCATAAAGACAAAGAGAATGGAAATGGAACAGAGAGCTAAGACGAATTCACAGCAAGACCCGg AAGTGTTCAGCCCACAATCATTCCTCGAGATGCTTCTAGAATCTTCCCAGCTGACTGACCACGAACTAGCAGAAGAGGCGATGGTTATAAGCGTCGCCGGAACGGACACTTCTGCTGTTGCCGCTTCTTTCACCGTCCTCATGCTGTCGAGGCATCCTGAGGTCCAGGATAGGGTGTACGAAGA GTTGTGTGAAGTACTCGGAGACTCCAACAGAGATATGACGGCCGAAGATCTTCCAAGACTGAAGTACTTGGAAGCTGTGATCAGAGAGACACTGAGGTTGTACCCACCGGTGCCGATCATAGTGCGATCTGTTGAGCAAGACACTGACTTAC CTTCCGGTCTCACCCTGGTAAAAGGAGTTGGCATAGTCATCAACATCTGGGCGACGCACCGTAACCCTCGCTACTGGGGCTCAGACGCGGACGTATTCAGGCCAGAGCGATTTCTGGAGCCACTCAAGCATCCAGCGCAGTTCATGCCCTTTAGCTATGGCTTGAGGAACTGCTTAG GTTACCAATACGCCATGATGTCCATAAAGACGGTTCTAGCCAGTCTCTTCCGCAAGTACCGCGCTCTGCCACCAGAGGGCGCAGACCAGACCACCCTCAAGGAACCTTTACGGCTCAAGTTCGATATCATGATGAAGGACGTTCATAAATTCCAAATACAATTAGAAAGTAGACTTTAA
- the LOC134793439 gene encoding cytochrome P450 4C1-like isoform X2, producing the protein MFWLLLIVACLVWVMNSKLENRKIVELSRKLPGDLPSWPILGHAYLLRGSDEDQMKVFQKSGRLTINRGGLASYWVANRLYIMVADPVAAEVILKKCLDKDYVMKFLQFLVGNGSIYAPETTLGVQMRAQLSPNQAFLDALEEITQLVATRMVQPWLYADCVYSLLPQYRRAEKCRSLMYEFVEQVIKTKRMEMEQRAKTNSQQDPEVFSPQSFLEMLLESSQLTDHELAEEAMVISVAGTDTSAVAASFTVLMLSRHPEVQDRVYEELCEVLGDSNRDMTAEDLPRLKYLEAVIRETLRLYPPVPIIVRSVEQDTDLPSGLTLVKGVGIVINIWATHRNPRYWGSDADVFRPERFLEPLKHPAQFMPFSYGLRNCLGYQYAMMSIKTVLASLFRKYRALPPEGADQTTLKEPLRLKFDIMMKDVHKFQIQLESRL; encoded by the exons ATGTTTTGGTTGCTATTGATAGTGGCCTGTTTAGTGTGGGTAATGAACAGCAAACTGGAGAATCGTAAAATTGTTGAACTGTCGCGGAAACTACCAGGGGATTTACCATCATGGCCCATCCTTGGACATGCATATTTGCTACGAGGCAGTGATGAAG ATCAAATGAAGGTGTTCCAGAAATCCGGACGATTAACAATCAACCGCGGGGGGCTAGCGTCTTACTGGGTAGCCAACCGACTTTATATCA TGGTAGCAGATCCAGTGGCTGCAGAGGTGATTCTAAAAAAATGCTTGGACAAGGACTACGTCATGAAGTTTCTGCAATTTCTCGTTGGAAATGGGAGCATTTACGCACCAG AAACCACATTAGGCGTCCAAATGAGAGCCCAGCTAAGTCCCAACCAAGCGTTCCTAGACGCCCTGGAAGAGATTACGCAATTAGTGGCCACCCGCATGGTGCAGCCCTGGCTCTATGCTGACTGCGTGTATAGTCTTCTTCCTCAGTACAGGCGGGCCGAGAAGTGCCGGAGTCTCATGTATGAGTTTGTAGAACAG GTCATAAAGACAAAGAGAATGGAAATGGAACAGAGAGCTAAGACGAATTCACAGCAAGACCCGg AAGTGTTCAGCCCACAATCATTCCTCGAGATGCTTCTAGAATCTTCCCAGCTGACTGACCACGAACTAGCAGAAGAGGCGATGGTTATAAGCGTCGCCGGAACGGACACTTCTGCTGTTGCCGCTTCTTTCACCGTCCTCATGCTGTCGAGGCATCCTGAGGTCCAGGATAGGGTGTACGAAGA GTTGTGTGAAGTACTCGGAGACTCCAACAGAGATATGACGGCCGAAGATCTTCCAAGACTGAAGTACTTGGAAGCTGTGATCAGAGAGACACTGAGGTTGTACCCACCGGTGCCGATCATAGTGCGATCTGTTGAGCAAGACACTGACTTAC CTTCCGGTCTCACCCTGGTAAAAGGAGTTGGCATAGTCATCAACATCTGGGCGACGCACCGTAACCCTCGCTACTGGGGCTCAGACGCGGACGTATTCAGGCCAGAGCGATTTCTGGAGCCACTCAAGCATCCAGCGCAGTTCATGCCCTTTAGCTATGGCTTGAGGAACTGCTTAG GTTACCAATACGCCATGATGTCCATAAAGACGGTTCTAGCCAGTCTCTTCCGCAAGTACCGCGCTCTGCCACCAGAGGGCGCAGACCAGACCACCCTCAAGGAACCTTTACGGCTCAAGTTCGATATCATGATGAAGGACGTTCATAAATTCCAAATACAATTAGAAAGTAGACTTTAA
- the LOC134793433 gene encoding cytochrome P450 4d8-like isoform X1 produces the protein MFWLFIVLIGCMYFVRYKQKMRKFEELSKKLPGELLRLPVVGHAHYLAGSDEDNMKVLQSVGRIAVKRDGLATYWMAHKLFLIVADPVVAELMLKSHLEKDSSMEILQFLVGNGSIYAPVSIWRPRRKILAPTFNIKKLNRFVDVFANQSALMVNKLRPLAGKGTFPVWKFLTSYTFHSVCETTLGVHTNADEDKQFIEPFEEVVEQMTWRMLQPWLHPDWIYRLLPQYKKADNCRRAMYQFVDKVVKLKRQEMEDKQREQVGFAPKPEPTSPSSLSNFEFEIATRREAHYVPIVAKPVGRVLEPDLKKSQTIKSCDSSLGFQSLLEMLLETSLKVKGFTDLELREEALVMSAAGTDTSAVAASFALVMLARNPEVQEKVFEELNDVLYCSDKAVTASDLPNLKYLEAVIKETLRLYPPVPIIVRSVTSDTKLPSGVTVPAGTGIVMHIWATHRNPRYWGPDADSFRPERFLEPLKHPAQFVPFSFGLRNCLGYQYAMMSLKTVLATVLKEYRVLPPAEADIKSLDEPIRVKYDVMMKAVDMFQIQLEVRSPTNSRNIG, from the exons ACAATATGAAAGTCCTTCAAAGCGTGGGAAGGATAGCAGTGAAACGCGACGGCCTTGCAACCTACTGGATGGCCCATAAACTGTTCCTTA TTGTGGCCGATCCTGTAGTAGCAGAACTGATGCTAAAATCGCATCTAGAAAAAGACAGTTCAATGGAGATCTTACAATTCCTTGTCGGTAATGGAAGCATTTATGCACCAG TTTCCATTTGGCGGCCCCGCCGCAAGATCTTGGCTCCAACCTTCAACATCAAGAAATTGAATCGTTTTGTGGACGTGTTCGCCAATCAGAGCGCTCTGATGGTGAACAAACTGAGACCATTGGCTGGAAAGGGGACGTTTCCCGTTTGGAAGTTCCTGACTAGCTACACCTTTCACTCTGTTTGTG AAACCACACTAGGCGTGCATACTAACGCTGATGAGGACAAACAGTTCATTGAACCCTTCGAAGAAGTTGTAGAGCAAATGACGTGGCGCATGCTGCAGCCCTGGTTGCACCCGGACTGGATCTATCGGCTACTTCCCCAGTACAAAAAGGCGGACAATTGCAGACGTGCTATGTACCAATTTGTTGACAAG gttGTCAAACTGAAAAGGCAGGAAATGGAAGATAAGCAGCGCGAGCAGGTTGGCTTTGCGCCTAAGCCAG AACCAACATCTCCATCATCATTATCAAACTTTGAGTTTGAGATTGCAACCCGGCGAGAGGCGCACTATGTGCCAATTGTTGCAAAACCCGTTGGACGGGTTCTCGAGCCggatttaaaaaaatcgcaGACTATTAAATCATGTG ATTCCTCCCTCGGTTTCCAGTCTCTACTAGAAATGCTTCTAGAAACATCCCTCAAAGTCAAAGGTTTCACTGATTTGGAACTGCGCGAAGAGGCCTTGGTGATGAGTGCAGCTGGCACCGACACATCGGCTGTCGCCGCATCGTTCGCGCTCGTTATGCTGGCACGGAACCCTGAAGTTCAGGAGAAGGTGTTTGAAGA ATTGAACGACGTATTGTACTGCTCAGATAAAGCTGTAACAGCCTCAGATCTCCCAAACCTCAAGTACCTAGAAGCTGTGATAAAAGAAACGTTGAGGCTTTATCCACCAGTGCCAATAATTGTCCGGAGCGTTACCAGTGACACTAAGCTAC CATCTGGAGTGACAGTACCCGCGGGTACGGGCATTGTCATGCACATCTGGGCGACGCACCGCAACCCTCGCTATTGGGGCCCAGATGCAGACTCATTCAGGCCGGAGCGCTTTCTAGAGCCGCTCAAGCACCCCGCGCAGTTTGTGCCGTTCAGCTTTGGCCTGAGGAACTGCCTTG GGTATCAATACGCCATGATGTCCCTGAAGACAGTGTTAGCAACGGTCCTGAAAGAGTACCGTGTTCTACCACCAGCTGAGGCTGACATAAAGAGCCTAGACGAACCCATCAGGGTGAAATATGACGTCATGATGAAAGCAGTGGACATGTTTCAGATACAGTTAGAAGTCAGATCACCGACCAATTCTAGAAACATTGGATGA